The window AGAGGGGCATGGGCAACATGGGTCCTGGAGGCAAGTACATGtgtgtaaccctttcagtgctgaatATGCTTCAAGCACATGGCATACAAACACTGAAGGAGttgaggggggagcggggggagaaaccACGTGGTTGATCTGTATAGTTGTACCAAAACTTTCTACATTTAATTAGCCTTGTTTTTGCTTTAAAGGTATGGGAGTAGATGGTCCTGGTTTTGGAGGAATGAACAGAATGGGAGGTATGTTTTATTGTATCTTATTCTTTGCTTAACGAACCTGTATTGTTCATTGTCAATGCAATGAAAAGTTTTCACTACAAGTACTTTTGTGTTTTGATGTTAGCAAGTGGATTTGGTGGCATGGAAGGAATCAATAACATGACTGGCTTTAGTGGAGTGAGCAGAATGACAGGTATGgagttatttaaaaaatatatatctattaatAATCTTATAGGGAATTATTTACTTTTTTGATAAATGTAAACTTCCTATTGCACAGGAATGGGTGGTGTGGATGACTTCAGGGGGAGTTTGGGCACCGGCATGGCCAGCGGCATGGGAAATAACATGGGAAGCATGGCGAGCAGCATGGGAGGTAAGCTGCTTGTAAATGCAAActgcttatatacacacacaagcccTCAAACCGTTTGTTACTAATATAAACGCCTGTTATTTTGTTTAGACATGTACCGTGGTGGAATAGGAGGCGGCGGCATGGACAGAGACTTTGGTCGCAGCGACATAGGATTAAATCGTGGCTTTGGAGACTCATTTGGAGGAATGAGTAAGCGGACGTTTACTCAATACGTTTGGTTAACTTGGCACATGCGTAGCATATTCCTGGGTTGTCTCGATTTTGTAGAGACGGGAGCTGCACTAAGATCATGTAATCGGCAcaattttaaagaggcaatccaagcggcttaaaaaaaaaaaacttttttacatttattttttatatataaatatatgcagcatttgattaccattACTGAACACTAATTACCTATGTTGCTGATCCAtaggttctcctgtgatcaatcaccAAAATCCTGTTtttcagggttcactaaatggctgcttttcagtttcaatcaatccttcagtcagtgtaactcagcagctacaatatattcttatattactaaggtaacatctaTTGTTACCGTTTATAGCTAAAATTGCTGGGGatgttggcaacaaattatcacaaccaggaaagtgttacaaagatcttgcctaataaagaaatcaaaagatgctcacaatattaaaactcattaaaaacagcattgagttgaataaaacaaggtagtaagtattatctaacactacagGTCTGATTTATTTATTAGGATTGCTCCTTTTAATGGCAGTCTCTACACCAGGATTGAACTCAAGTCTTTGTTTCTTCCTTTCCAATAAAATGTTTTGCTTTTCATGAATAATCAAGTGAATAACTTGCCCATAGTCTTAATGCTTCCATGGTGCAAGTTTATACTTTTATAGAAaagttatatttaaaaaaaaaaaaaacaaagcgaATCATACTGCTAATCTATTTTCAGATTTCAAATCTTATAACATATCGTTCTCTAGCCATGGAAGAATGGGTGATTTGCTGTATTCATTTTTAAAATATGAAGTGATTTGAAGGAAAACAGTGGATGGTCACACTGCCTTATTAGACGACAATTGTTTAATATCTAGTATTATGTATACACTGGCTTAATCGTGTGGAAATAGTGGAGTATTGTAGGtcatttattgtgtatttatatattttttttaaggttCTATGTTTGGAGGAATGGGTGGTTCTTCAATGGGACCTCTAGGATCTGGCATGAGTAAGTTTCATTTGCCtcttgtttaaaatgtattttaaaactgAATTAATGAGTCTTTTCCTTATGTTTTACCTGGTCTCTGGATTGCAAccataatgtttttttaaataattttttcttCCCCCAGGTAGCGGAATGAGTGCTGTAAACAGCATGGCTATGAGCCTTGGCATGGACCGAATGAACACCAGCTATGACCGACTTGGAAGTGGCCTGGATAGGAGTATTGATATGGACCGAGGATTTGGGGGATTTGGTTCTGCTCAATTAGGAAGTGGAATGAGAGATAGGGGGAACTCCAAAGGATGCCAAATATTTGCTAGAAATGTAAGCGTTTTTATCATGTAAAATAAATGAACCCTAATGTAGTTGTTGCTATACAGCATTGCTCTAATACGCATTTCTCATTGTAGCTGCCGTTTGACTTAACCTGGCAAAAACTGAAGGAGAAGTTTAATCAGTGTGGTAAGTTTTCAACAGACAAGCGGGAACTACTGATATTATGGCAAAGCAgggttgggcaactccagtccaaggtccaccaacaggtcaggttttcaggatctctgcttcagccagGTGGTTgttgaagattgagccacctgtgctgaagcaagggctgAATCGgcaatatcctgaaaccctgaccatTTGGTGGCCcgtggactggagttgcccatcccagGTCTATTGTAAAATGTATAAAGTACAATTTGTAAAATGTTCATATAGATATCTGAAATAATTGCTAGATGCAAATTAACTAAAATAGGATACTATCGTTTAAGTTTAGTTCTgggtatatattttatgtatatattcaTTAACACAatactttctattttttttttgtttgcttccttTTAGGCCGTGTAATGTTTGCAGAAATAAAAATGGAGAACGGCAAATCTAAAGGCTGTGGAACAGTAAGGTTTGACTGCCCAGAAACAGCCGAGAAAGCGTGCAGACTAATGAATGGCATAAAAATAAATGGCCGAGAAATTGATGTCCGCTTAGATCGCAATGCATAATTACACATCTTGTCCACCAACATTCCCATATTTGTTTAGTCTTAGTAAATTTTAGTAACAGTGAATTCTTAGAGCTGTAAAGGTTGGGTTTAGTCTTATAAGCCTTTAACAGTGTGGTGTTAAATGTCCTTTTTTTTGCTAAATATTAAGTTTGGTTTTTAAACACCATGTCTGGTCATTCAGTTTAAATGGATGGATATactgtttttaataaaaaaagccaTTTTCTCACAGCTAGTTTGAAAGTCTGCATTGTGGGATTTTAGTGCTGTATCTTTCTTTGTCATTATGAGAATGTAAATTTAATATTGTCACTTGGCTTATGCACCACAGTTCTACTTCCAAACAAAGCAAAATAAACTGAACGGTTGCGCAGAATTTGGAAATACTGGTTTGTTCACTCACTCATCCTTGGAAAGAACCACCCTGTGGTCTTTGACTTCCTGTATTGTGTTCTGATCAGCCAACGAACTGTACCATTTTAACCAGAACCACCTGTAAATAAACACTCCATATTTAAGAAAAGTACCTTGGTTCCACATGACCGTTTTTATTAGGGGCGTTAATCACCACAGGAACGTATAGTATAATTTCCTATTATTCCAAGCTCATACAAAATGGATAATGTTGCAAAGATCAGGTACATTATTAGGCAAATGATACCCAACTTCTTATCGAGTTTCCAGCCATTTAGGTGAACTGCGGCAAAGATAAAGAAAACAGAGACGAGAAGAGAGATGGTGGTATAAATTAATCCGCTGCTATTCACTTCCACTGGTGCTGATCTATCTATAAAGACTGTCTTAATGAACCAAGGAAGTCCCAAGCAGAGCATGTCAAATACATTGGATCCCACGATGTTGGACATGGCCATATCACCCTTTCCTGTGGGGGAGAAAATGTTACTGAAAGTGTCAGAATACCATATGAATTATAGCAAACAAGTGCTGTGCATTTCTgactattaaagcagcagtccacatTTAAAGTGTGCCTGAACTGGCTtgtacccaacccccccccccccccacgcagatATGATTTCCAAGAGTAATAGTTCTTGTGTCAACTAAAGGTAGAGCAGCTGGATAACATCTCCCAATGACatggcagctttctattggctgttGGGGTCAGCCTTGCTCTGGCAGCTAATAGAATGCTGCAACATGGTGTCCTCTGGGCAAGTATCCAATACCAGTGCAGGAAGGTGGGGGCAGCCTCGCTGGGTCCTAAATATTAAAagcaatatacccccacccataaAAAAACAGCTGCCTTAATTTTCTTCAAGCATTTAACTATATAAAAAAAGGCTTGATAATGTCAGAATGCTAATTGACGATTTGATGATACCTGTGCTTCCCATGGCCCATTCAGATCAAAATGTAAGATTGTAAAATCTGAGAGGTTTCTCACTCTTGGATCAGAGAATCTGCTGTCAACTTTTGCTGCAGTATGTAGCATGAAGCTACATGATACTATTAACCACTTACATTATCAGTTCATTAGTGTAAATTAAGCAATGTGATATTTAAATTGAAGGGTTGTTTAATGAAGCGTGTATAATGCTTATTTGTGTTACAGTGCCATGATACCGGTATTTAAAATATTCATACCTAGCAACCCAAGTGAGACGTAAATATTCTTAAACATGTTTCATAAACACGCAGTACCCATTCTTGCAGTTACATGAAATCTATTTTTAGTAAACCTGTTTCTGAAGCAGAGGAATGACAGCGCTTACCTTCTCTTGCAACAAGGACACTTGCAACAGTGTCTGGTAtacttgttcctgcagcaagtaaAGTGAGGCCCATCACAGTGTCCGGTATACCGAAAGTATCACCTGTAATGAATTGCATTTTTTACTATTGCCAACAGTAACTAGTGCTTGACTTACCAGTAAAAGGGAGCCAGAAAAGGCTGGCAAGTTAACTAAATTCACATTTTACAGATGTTAGCATGTATACAGCTGTCACTAGACTTGGATGAATTATTCACAAAATAACCAAAACTGGATACACAGCAGTTATCGACCCATGCCGTATTACCCAATTTTGTACTCATTCTGGTTTTTGAAAATGAAACATGTTCTGATTGAAGCTAGCTGGCATGAGCCGTTCATAATTTCCACATTGGTTTTGCTATTGGAGATTAATGCAAAAATTGAGAGTATTGCACGTTTTTTATTTTCTGGCAAGTAAGTAGTTCAAACATCGGCACTTCTAATCTTATTTACCTGCACCTAGAAATGAACACTACTAAAACACTACAGACCATTAACTTTACATTTAACGAGTAGGGAGAGAGAGGTTTAATTCACTGGGAATCTTGCGGCTTCCGCGTGAATGTTTTTCTCAGATGCATACATAGTAATCCTATTGTGTTCTGAGGGCATCTGGTCCTCTCAAGATCTGAGTCATGCGACAACACGAATCCCCAGGGTAAGAAAGAGGGTCTTGAGGAATTTCAGCTCCACACTTAATGGCTTTCAACATTTCTATACAAAGAAAAACGTTCAAATTGAGTTATATTAATTAGtccacacagaccagatacaagTCAAGGCCGCTCAGAAAACAAACAAGAATTGTTATAGATCTGGAACGAGGGGAAGGTGTGGCACTTTTTGAGATGTAGAATCTCGtgtcttcaattcctccctgcgTCATGAACTGACCATGTGAGTGCTCATGTCTATCGCTTGTACTCTGCCAGGGTGTCCGTTCAAGCTTGAGACGGGCATCTTCCGACGATGTATGACTGCTATGGTCAGGGTTCTCATGGTTTTTTATATCGGTTTTGgacaattgtaaaaaaaaaaataatatgaagAGAACACATTATTACTGCGGTTATTGTATCCATGGGGAGGTCTAGGTCATGCTTTATAACCCATATGTCTCTGACGTCTGATACATTTCAAACTGTATATAAAGAAAAACATGAATaagcatcatataataaaaatcccCCATGTGTTCAGTCGCTGTAGCTTTGCGTATAATGTAGCATGAGATATACTTCTTGTGCTGTAGCTTTGCCTATAATGTAGCATGAGATATACTTCTTGTGCTGTAGCTTTGCAAGCATTTAAAAGCTCCAACCTACAAAAACAGCACTGAGGACTTTGTCATGTGATACACCTAAAAACGTGATTTACTCACTTTCAAAAGTATTAAGCCAAGCAATATCCcacatgattttttttaaataaaatcagtgctgtagtattagatactacCTCTTGTTTTAAAGTTCAACtaataaaaatggcattgagtttaaATATGCTgataatcctttgatttctatagcaagtttagcacacttccccagcagtgcaagatcttcgtaacactttcctgtttgtcatcATTTGtttccaatattcccagcagtttgagctgcaagctgtaacagtagataatgttaccttagtaatagaagaatacattgtagctgttgagttacactgactgaaggattgatttgaaactaaaaggcagctatttagtgaaccctgggaaaacaggattttgctgatcgatcacacgAGAACCAATGGATCAGcaacttaggtaattagttttcaataaaggcaaTCAAAGGCAGCAtatagtgtattaaaaattaaGCTGCTTGGGGGGCCTCTTTATAATTAGTCACATCGGTGCAATTAATGGGATATGGTGCTAGTTCTTATGCGCACAAACAtaccatacatacagtactatattcACTGTCCAATTTTGTGTTGGATTAAGATGCATCGCAATAACACTTTGAAAGTCATTTTCCATTGTTAGTATATTATTGGAGAATGAACCCAACCCATGTTCAATAAAATGAAGAGTTCCAGCACAAAACATTAAAAAGTTGATCAGGACAACCATGGATAGTGTGAAAATGACAGACGTTTTATTTGTGAGAGATTTCAATATTTAAAGCTTTAACATTTTAGAGGCATACCTCTTTGGACCATAGCAACCCAATTACCTGCTCCTATATTGGATATAAAGATAATGGTTTCCTATAAACATAGGTAAGGTCTTCGCTGTGAAATTGAGGTTATTACATGATGTTTCAGATTCATGCGACAGTTAAACTTTGCCATAAAGCTAAAATTACTATTGGTCAGAGATAAGATCACAttctatgtataaaaaaaaaattatctttaGAAACAGGGCAGGGGCCTCTTGTGTTTTCTATTTTGTTTGTAGTTCCAAGTTGtattaaataaaattgtacaTTGCGCTTGATATTCAGTACAAGACACGTGTCCATCGCATCCCAACCTGGGTGGGATACTTAAACGGATAATGGGCCAAAGGAAAGCAGACAAACAAACCCAGTTCAACATTTGCCAGTTCTGTGTGACAAGAGGAAATACATTCCTTCAGTCAATGGCAATGCTATCCCCTCCTGGGTCACCAAGCTACCTTACATTATAACCGGTTTTGCATAACCTTTGATAGTTTTCCTAAGATACAGTCTCTTGTATATTTTCAGTGTTTCTGCCATCATTGTCTGCTCGGGAACTACAGTACATTCCTCATTTTCGCCTCTCTTTTTGTTGAGTTCTTTCCTTCCCACCGCTGAAGTTCGTTTTCCTCTAATCTCAGTATAAAACCTTGTGTTAATTGTATAACCAACCTTTGGGGTGAAAATATCCCTGGAAAATGTGTCCTATAGTTATCGAAAGTCTTAATGCCCTCAATACAACCCGAACAATCCGAATTTGGACCGGATTCACTCATACAGAAGACCTTATAGCAATTTTTTCTAGTTACATGATGTTTTTATGATCTTTCCTTGTTTCGCTCTATCCTATATTTTGGTATCTACTTACATTTTGTGTCTAGGAAACACAAGAGAACACAAATATACATCTGCACATGAAAAACGAATCTACAAATGCCTACCTTTTACTACTTGCAGTTATTCTGGAGAATTCAAGAAGAGGAATGAGTATTACTGAATGAAATTATGCAAGTGAGATATACTAAACCACTGACTGCAAGCCAAATAGGATTCATTAGGAATACATTAGTACTTTATGAGCTAGGAACCTCATGACAAAAAGTACTACTAGTCTGCTCTGAAAATGGTGCAAATGATGGTCCAAATAAATACGTATTTACCTCTGTTGTCGAGAAAACTCTAGAAATGAATATTTGATGTGACGTTCCACTTCTTGCAATAAAGCTTCCATGCCACACGAAACCAGTACTCAAGATTTCTTACATTTCCTTCTGCCATTACAACAAATAACCCAGCTCAAGCTACCCTACATCTGCTGTAAAgggttatttgttttgttttgattttaAAAACTACATCCATCTATCTATTTAATTGTATAAAAGGAAAAAGTTGAATTTCCAGGTACTCCAAACTGATATCTTGATATAAAGTGATATTTATTTTACACAGAAATACCAAGATTTCGTCCTCAAAAAGGGCCTTCATCAGTATGGTTCTCGACTGTGaacagatttgtgtgtgttaagtgcatagttttctcTATTATAAACacggacctgagaccctggcagatattaattttacatcttttatttgcataattTCTCAAGTGGTGGCAGCGTAGAGATAATATTAACCTCTTACCCAATTGCAATCTTAACTCATTGAAGGTGCCTTGCGAGGGTGGAAAGGTGAGTTGGGTAGAGTAACCATGTATATTAACCCTCGttgcatatatatactgtaagtcatgtgctcacttgtgtgctgttcgtgacaggtgaTATATGGGGactgattgaggggagatattgtccatttgagggacctttgtgaaggtgaaaaaTGGGACAgtttgcgagctgtgtattaacccttgtcccgtatgaaGGTCACCTGCTCACAAGTGTGTACGTGACAGGTGTGTATTATCTTTCCTGTTATCCTCCTGAATTTAAGGGCGTTGACACGAGATCCGTGCAATAGTGGACTAGGATGATAGTCTACAAAgtgtatataaagtatataaaacACATATTCAATGGGAAACAAAAACAATTCAGACGGATTTATTTTGCACTGTGTGGCAAATAATGAACCACATCAGTACAGGCACAAACTACTGAAATACTCTAGTACCTACCTACTACGGTCACCATCCAAACAAGAATGTACGTTAGTGCAGAAATCCAAACAGCTGACATGAGAAAAGTCAGCATGTACCACCTTTTCCAGAACTTCCTTCTGCAATCAGGCACAGTCAAGTAGAGTAAGGTAATGATAGGCAGCGATAAAACCCAAATAATTCTTCTCATATCCTGTTCCGGCATTGTGAAAACAGTTGGCGGATCTGATATAAATGAAGTAACAGCATATGTTATaggtcagcaaaaaaaaaaaaatgtaattatgcATAGCGGAGAAAACATCAATTTAGAAGCTTCACATACTGGAGTTACAGTAACTTTCAAATTCATATTTCTACATTTACTTTGACCAATAATTAAGAGTGggacttttttttttgcctttttccgGAGAACTGCTGCTTATAAAccttgtgtaaaaaataaaaaaaaggagaggaatatggggggaggggatggaagggggAAAGGTACTGAACGTGTTGCTCTCAAAACATTTACCACTGCACAATTTAAATGATTATTTTGTTtaaattacaggtttgaagcaggaggtctgctgagctgaacaccattaatttcagcttcagggaccccctgcttcaagagatacttaccttataggtgctgccggtatttcggtggtgtttaaatgtcccggtcaggcgggccaataggaagctgcatggGTGAcaccacggcttcctattggctcgcttGACATTTAAAGCTGCCATTTCGGTTGGCGCACTAGTTCCCCTGCCTGCAGATACCAGCATCCCCTTTGGAgacaagtatctctggaaccaggggaACCCTGGAGCGGAAATGaatgggggttcagctccagaaaccccgtttcaatcctgtaataaaatgtaaaaaatgacgcagtgctacatgttttgcAACTTTAAAATAGTCGCTACTTACCTTCAGGGATTTCATGAAGCCCGTGCAAACTTATTGAAAGCTGAGAATAATCGTAATCTTCCTGGAATATACCGCTGTCTGATCTCGAGTGTCGGCGAATAACTCGTCCACTTTCTTCTTTCCAGCCAATCAATGGCTGCTGCTCCGCGTTTTCTACCATTGCGTCGGCGCAACAGACGCAGCACGGACTGAATTTCCTCATCATGCACTGATTGATTCTAATGTCAAAGCACAACACCGCAATATATAACCCGTATATCAAAATCAGCGAACTAGATTCATACCTGTAACAGAAAGTATCAATTAAAAGTTCATTTTTACAGCAATGGggctttttttttggggggtaggGTAGGAAAgcgcgctttgtgtcccattaaAACCGTCACGCGCAATTCATGctagattgcattgtaatgtgaAAGCTATTAAATGTAAGACCTATGAAAAGTAACTTTGTTTATTTAATGTGCTTATCAAAATACAATATACCTTAAtcgtttttatatacatttttgtttaatGGTTTTGGGAAATTAACTCCATTATatgtaatgagagagagaggagagagaagagagagtgcgtgcgtgcaaTTTTTTTTATCGTTTGGCAAATATAACTTTATTTTTCCATTACGGCAAAAAGAAGGATACATCTAGCATCTGTTTATTGACAAATGTGGCAATCTAAATGGTATAGTGCAAAATTAAGCCATGTTTCAGCACTCCTAGATACTTTCGCAGCTGTCAAAATTAATAGATGGagagctaaaaaaaataaattaaataaaaatggttACGTAGTGTCTGCTCGAAATATGAGATTCATCTGCAGAGCCCTGCAAGGAAAGTAAATACACCACACgcggaaaacaaaaaaaaaggcacCTACCAGTATATCCGGTTGTCAAAAGTGATGGCGATTACGGCGGTAACACTAATTGCATAAGCCACACAATCTCTAAATAAAGGCCAACATGAGAGCCTTAAAACCTGGGAAAGGGGGAAGAAAAGATTAATATTTTATCAAAGTGCAGTGCCAACTTGTTAGCCAGAGATACGAGGCTGAGCAAGCAGTACTGACTTTGGGCACATACATTGCAGGGAAATCAACCATGTTGCTCAATGCAGGGGTCTCAACACccgtcctcaagactcccccacGGGTTATattaaggatattccagcttcagcacaggtggctcaatcagtggctcagttaaagactgagccgctgattaagccacttgtgctgaagcaggaatatcctgaaaacttgatctgttgggggcggggggggggggggaggggggtgttagaAGTCTTGAGAACGGCAGATGAGAAATATTGCAATTATTGTGAAACATTAGTACCGCGAACAAAGTAGTAATAGGAACTGTACCGGAGatagcaagcagcaagcagcacatATCCCAAGGAGGTTGTAGACAGCAGACCCAACAATCGTGCTAATTCCGATATCTCCTTTTGTGACAAACACTCCTAGAAACAAGTCAAAGTCTTAGAAATGTTGGCATTGTGTAATGAAAAGGTATATAGAATTTCAGGCTCACGTGGGCTTGTCAAACAAAGTAAAACATTTCTCACCTGTGCTCCAACACCCAGTAAAAAAACAAACCCCA is drawn from Ascaphus truei isolate aAscTru1 chromosome 18, aAscTru1.hap1, whole genome shotgun sequence and contains these coding sequences:
- the SLC24A5 gene encoding sodium/potassium/calcium exchanger 5 — translated: MKGTLVEERRAAPVNGGRRRRGSLRAGVGALALLLLLLLCGALHLVYLAASFGETGQQRVRRDAENETSCILSSSEFPQAFFTEQERKDGGVIIHFIIILYMFLAVAIVCDEYFIPSLEVISERLDLSQDIAGATFMAVGSSAPELVTAFLGVFVTKGDIGISTIVGSAVYNLLGICAACCLLSPVLRLSCWPLFRDCVAYAISVTAVIAITFDNRIYWYESSSLILIYGLYIAVLCFDIRINQCMMRKFSPCCVCCADAMVENAEQQPLIGWKEESGRVIRRHSRSDSGIFQEDYDYSQLSISLHGLHEIPEDPPTVFTMPEQDMRRIIWVLSLPIITLLYLTVPDCRRKFWKRWYMLTFLMSAVWISALTYILVWMVTVVGDTFGIPDTVMGLTLLAAGTSIPDTVASVLVAREGKGDMAMSNIVGSNVFDMLCLGLPWFIKTVFIDRSAPVEVNSSGLIYTTISLLVSVFFIFAAVHLNGWKLDKKLGIICLIMYLIFATLSILYELGIIGNYTIRSCGD